ACGAAGATGGTTCGGGGTACACGCCAGAACCTCCGGGAGTTGCTCGACGGCGACTGGCACGTCTACCGCGGTGACGCGAGTCACATCCCCATCGCCGACGACAGCGTCGATGGCGTCGTCTTCGACGCGCCCTACGGCCGCCAGTCGAAGATCGAAGGCGACCTCGAGGACCTCGTCGCCGACGCACTCGCGGAAGCACGACGGGTAGCTTCACAGGCTGTCGTGGTCGGTGACCGATCCTGGGCTGAGACGGCAGAAGAAAGCGGCTGGGTAGTCGACGCGACCTTCGAACGACGAGTCCACCGCTCGCTGACCAGGTATATCGCCGTGGTCCGGTAGAGTCCGTGAGGAACGCAGCTCATCCTTCGAGCGCATCGAGAACCGGCCGGTGAGACCCGTCCATCCGCTCGATGAGAGACCGCACCCGCTCGCGCGCGGCCTCGTCGGCAGTGACGAGGACCATCCCCTCGTCGGGCTGGCCGTAGACGACGCTCGCGCCCTCTACAACGGCCAGCACCGCCGGCAGCGCCGCCAGATCCTCCTCGCCCTCGACGACGATCAACGTCGTCGCGGCGGGTTCGCGCCCCAGTGCCGACTGTAGGGCCGTCAATAGCGCGTCGGTCAGCGTCCCCGGCGGATTCTCGACGGCGACGGTCTGCTCGAACGGCGATTCGTCGACGACCGCCTCGCGAACGTCGTCCTCGACGTCCGTGCGCTTGGTACGCTCGTCGACGAGCGCGACCGCCGGCGTGTGTCCGGCCGCGAGCAAATGGTAGGTCACGATATCGCCGACGGCGACGATTGGACGCGTGGCCGCCGCGAGAAGTGCTTCGGTGTCGGTGTAGATCGGGCCGAGCGGCTCTTTCAACTCGCTCCGCAGCGCCGCGGGCAGTTCGAGAACGACGTCGTCCCCGGGCACGTTAGCGGACTTTCAGCGCGTACTTGCCGGGTTCGGTGACCTCCATCTCGGCGGCGATCTCGGAGGTCTCGGGATGGGCGATGATGACGTAACCAGCCCAGTCCTCGGTGAGAGAGGTCGAACCACACGCTTCACAGGCGTCGTCCTCGGTGATAGCTGAATCCTGAACGCTGTGGCATTCCCGACAGACCAGCCGATCAGCCATCAGCTCTCACCTGCTTGGGCCTCGCGCTTCTTGCGTTCCTCTTCGAGCCAGCCGTGCTTGCCCAGGCCGACCTGCTTCGCGGTGAGACCGATCTTCGAATCTCGAGGGTTGCGTTCGTCGATGGACTTGGTGACGATCCGGGCCCGGACGGCGTCGCCGACGCCGAGGGTACGATTCGAATCCCGCGAGGCGAGCATCTGGCCTTCCTCGTCGTATGCCAGATACTCGTCGGAAATCTGGGAGACGTGCAACAGGCCGTCGACGGGACCGATACCCACGAAGGCACCGAAGTTGACCACTTCGACGACCTCGCCGTCGACGATCTCCTGCATCTGGGGATCGAAGGTGAGCGCGTCGAACTCGGCCTCGTAGTAGACGCCCGGTCTGTTCGGGAGGACCGCACCTTCACCGATGTCGTGGACTTCGATGACCGAGACGACCGAACCGACGTCTTCGTCCATGCGGCCTTCGAGTTTGTCTTGCAGCAGTTTCTTCACCAGGTCTGGGGACACGTCTGCGAGGAACGCCGGTGGCACCTCGACCGTGTCGCGAATCCGTACACGTTTGTACATTGTTATAGTTGAGTGATATCGAGTTTGTGTCGGCCCCGTAAACTAATTACGGGAACGCCGGCGTCGAGCAGGCGTTCTTTCAGGGGCGCGTCGTTCGTCACGGCGTACTCGACGCCGTCGCGCTGGGCGATCTCCAGCACCGCGTCGTCCGCGTACTCGGCAGCGGCCTCGACGACAGCACAGCGGTCGGCCAGATCCCGGCCGACGCTCGCGGCGGTCGCCTCCTCGCTCGCACCGCCGGCGAGCTTGTCCAGTTCGTCGAGGACGGCCTGCGGGACCACGCAGTCGGCGGCCCCGAGCAGGCGATCGAGTTCCTCGAAGACGCGGACGTCACATTCGACGGGCATCATCAGCGCGTTGGTGTCGAGCACGACTGTCATTACCGCAGCGTTCCGATTCCGATCAGCCGCCAGCGTGTGCCGACGCGACGATTGATCGCGATCTTCGACCCTTCTCGCGCGCAGACCGGTCGCTTGAGCGCGACTTCGGCCTCGCCGCCGCGAGCGCTCGTCACGGTGCCGACCGTCGTCGCCGTCCCGACCGTGAGCATCAGCGGCTCGTTGGTCGAGATGGACTCGACCTCCTCTGCCTCGTCGCCGACGATCCGTTCGAGCAGCTGGACGTCCATCGTGAACTGCTGGTGGACGGGCGGCAGCGACCCGGGCGGCCCGGCGATCTGTCCGGCCAGGCCGTCGCCTTTCGTCAACGACGGGTCGAGACCGGTACCCACGCCGAGCAATCCACCAGGGGTGGCTTCGTCGACGGACTGGCCGCCAGCCTGCAGCGAGCGGATCGTCGTCGTGACGGGTTCCCACTCGGTCTGGCCGCCTTCCTCGACCTCGCGGCCCGGGCGGAGTTCGATCTCGTCGTCGGGTTCGAGTTTGCCCTGCGAGAGACTGCCGCCGAGCACGCCACCCAAAAGCGACTCCCACGTGGTTCCGGGGCGATTGATGTCGAAGCTCCGGGCGACGAGCATCTCGGCCTCGGCGTCAGAGTCGCGCTCGGGCGTCGGAATCGTCTCCTCGACGGTCTCGATCAGGAGGTCGACGTTCGCGCCGGCCTGGGCACTGATCGGCACGATCGGCGCGTCTTCGGCGACCGTGCCCTCCACGAAGTCTTTGATCTGCTGGTAGTTCTCGCGCGCCTGCTCGGCGTCGACCAGATCGACCTTGTTCTGGGCGATGACGATGTTCTCGATCCCGATGATATCGAGGGCCATCAGGTGCTCTTCGGTCTGAGCCTGTGGCACGTCCTCGGTCGCAGAGATCACGAGCACTGCGCCGTCCATGATCGCCGCGCCAGAGAGCATCGTCGCCATCAGCGTCTCGTGGCCCGGCGCGTCGACAAAGGAAACCGTGCGCAGGTGCTCGGTCTCGACGCCGTGCTCCTCGCACTCTTCGGCGACTGTGTAAGCGGCCTGATCGTCGCATTCGGGGCACTTTCGGAACGTCGCGTCGGCGTAGCCCAGACGGATGGAGATTCCGCGTTTGAGCTCCTCGGAGTGCTGGTCCGTCCACTCTCCTGAGAGGGCCTCGACCAGGGTCGTCTTCCCGTGGTCGACGTGGCCGACGAGTCCGATGTTCACCTCCGGTTGATTGTTCGATGTCATCTCGAAAGTAATCTTGCTCGGACTTGGCCCCGTGCGAGTGATAAACCTACTGTTTACGAGTTCCCCGAAGGGGTCATCGTGTCGGTCACTCCCCCGGAGTCTCCTTCCACGTCCACTTCGATTCGACGGTGCGATTGGCGAGGACGACCAGGTCGCCATCGTCGAGTCTGAGGCGGCTCTTGCGCAGGCCGATCGATTCTACTGTGCCGGTGATCGAGTCAGTCGTCACGGTGTCGCCGGGGTTGAAGTCCGGATCACGCAGCAGGTAGACCCCGGCGACGGTGTCGGCGATCATGTTCGAGAGCGCGTAGGAGATACCCAGCGCGATGAAACCGGCGGCAGTCCCGAGGCTGGCGGCGATCTGCCCCATCCCGAGGATGCTCAAGAGAGTGAGTCCGGCTCCGAACCACAGGAAAATCGAGACGACCAGTACGAACAGATCCGCGACGAGTTGCTGGTCGCCGCTGTAGACGCGACCGAGCGCCGCCCGCAGAATCGTCGTGACGAGCTTGATACCCACGAAGGCGACGACAAGGAAGATCAGCCCCGAGATGAGCCTGGGTATCGCACTCTC
The Halapricum salinum genome window above contains:
- a CDS encoding GTP-dependent dephospho-CoA kinase family protein yields the protein MPGDDVVLELPAALRSELKEPLGPIYTDTEALLAAATRPIVAVGDIVTYHLLAAGHTPAVALVDERTKRTDVEDDVREAVVDESPFEQTVAVENPPGTLTDALLTALQSALGREPAATTLIVVEGEEDLAALPAVLAVVEGASVVYGQPDEGMVLVTADEAARERVRSLIERMDGSHRPVLDALEG
- the spt4 gene encoding transcription elongation factor subunit Spt4; the protein is MADRLVCRECHSVQDSAITEDDACEACGSTSLTEDWAGYVIIAHPETSEIAAEMEVTEPGKYALKVR
- a CDS encoding DNA-directed RNA polymerase produces the protein MYKRVRIRDTVEVPPAFLADVSPDLVKKLLQDKLEGRMDEDVGSVVSVIEVHDIGEGAVLPNRPGVYYEAEFDALTFDPQMQEIVDGEVVEVVNFGAFVGIGPVDGLLHVSQISDEYLAYDEEGQMLASRDSNRTLGVGDAVRARIVTKSIDERNPRDSKIGLTAKQVGLGKHGWLEEERKKREAQAGES
- a CDS encoding PIN domain-containing protein, coding for MTVVLDTNALMMPVECDVRVFEELDRLLGAADCVVPQAVLDELDKLAGGASEEATAASVGRDLADRCAVVEAAAEYADDAVLEIAQRDGVEYAVTNDAPLKERLLDAGVPVISLRGRHKLDITQL
- a CDS encoding mechanosensitive ion channel family protein, which produces MLDVALATVSVDSILESFLADVESAIPRLISGLIFLVVAFVGIKLVTTILRAALGRVYSGDQQLVADLFVLVVSIFLWFGAGLTLLSILGMGQIAASLGTAAGFIALGISYALSNMIADTVAGVYLLRDPDFNPGDTVTTDSITGTVESIGLRKSRLRLDDGDLVVLANRTVESKWTWKETPGE
- a CDS encoding translation initiation factor IF-2 subunit gamma: MTSNNQPEVNIGLVGHVDHGKTTLVEALSGEWTDQHSEELKRGISIRLGYADATFRKCPECDDQAAYTVAEECEEHGVETEHLRTVSFVDAPGHETLMATMLSGAAIMDGAVLVISATEDVPQAQTEEHLMALDIIGIENIVIAQNKVDLVDAEQARENYQQIKDFVEGTVAEDAPIVPISAQAGANVDLLIETVEETIPTPERDSDAEAEMLVARSFDINRPGTTWESLLGGVLGGSLSQGKLEPDDEIELRPGREVEEGGQTEWEPVTTTIRSLQAGGQSVDEATPGGLLGVGTGLDPSLTKGDGLAGQIAGPPGSLPPVHQQFTMDVQLLERIVGDEAEEVESISTNEPLMLTVGTATTVGTVTSARGGEAEVALKRPVCAREGSKIAINRRVGTRWRLIGIGTLR